CCATGCTTCCCGTACCCCTAGTACTTTTTCTGGATGTCCGCGCCAAATTTCTAAATCGGTGGCGATAACAAAACCCAGATCTTCATGGATAGCGCGGGAGTTCCAAGGTTCTCCGACGCAATAACCATCGATTTCTCCAGCTTTGAGGCGATCTACCATCTGGGTTGGCGGAATTATGGTTAAGTTAACATCCCGATCTGGATCGATTCCTCCAGCAGCTAACCAATAGCGCAATAAGAGATTTTGCATCGAAGCGGGATGTACTACCCCTAAATTGAAAACTCGATCTGGGGTTTCGCTGATTACCCGTCGGAAATCCTGTAGGTTTCTGACTCCTTGGCGATACAGTTCTTTGCTGAAAGTGATAGCGTTACCGTTGCGGCTCAAAACCATTGCTGTAACTACAGGTAATGGCTTTTTACCACCCATCCCCATAGTCAGGGCTAGGGGCATCGTTGCCACCATTTGAGCGGCATCCAAGCGCCCTGTAGTTACTCCCTGAGCAATATCATGCCAATTGTTTTCCCGATGCAAATTGACTTGTTCTAAACCGTGTTTGGCAAATAATCCCTTTTCTTTGGCAATTATTAAAGGCGCACAATCGGTTAAGGGAATAAAACCGAGATTGAGAAAAGCTTTTTCTGGTCCTTTGGCTGTAACCAGAGGAGTAGATAGTTGACTTGCCCGTTTTTTGGCTTTTTTCTGCTGGTTTAGGAAGTAAACAATCTCGTTTCGCAGTTGGTAGTATTGGGTGTGTTTGACTACTTCCAGACGTTGACGGGGATGGGGAATGGGGACTTCGATGATTTGTCCGATATGGGCTTCGGGTCCATTGGTGAGCAGAACGATTCTATCTGAGAGTAAAAGGGCTTCATCGACATCATGGGTGACCATGATGCAGGTAACTTTGCTTTCTTCGCAGATTTTCATCAACTGTTCTTGCAAACCGCCTCTAGTTAGGGCATCCAAAGCGCCAAAGGGTTCGTCTAATAGCAAGACTTTGGGACGAATCGCCAAAGCGCGGGCGATCGCTACCCGTTGTTTCATTCCCCCTGATAATTGACCTGGTTTCTTGGTGGCGGCGGCTTTTAAGCCTACTAGTTCGATATGGTGTTCGACAATGCCTTTTCTTTCCCCTTTAGGCTTATGTTCAAACACCTCATCGACAGCTAGGGCAATATTTTCTCTCACACTCAACCAAGGTAAGAGAGAATAGTTTTGAAACACCACCATGCGATCGGGACCTGGTGCGGTTATTTGTCTTCCTTCAAGAATTACTCCTCCGTGGCTAGGTTTATCTAAACCTGCAACCATGTTTAATAGAGTAGATTTTCCACATCCAGAATGCCCAACTAAAGAAACAAATTCTCCTTGTTTAATCTTCAGTTCAATATTTTTTAAAGCGACATAACTACCCCCATTGGCTAGAGGATAAATTCGGTCTAGATGATCGACTTCTAGAAACACAGACATAGTTATTTCCTAATAATTATCTCGGACTAATAACCCAAGTTGCTAACGATGGATTGGGGATTGGGGACACGGAGAAGAAAATTTAATTACCAATCAACAATCAACAATCAACAATCAACATTGCAGTTTCGCAAGCTCAACCCAACCTACGGCGATCGCTTGGATTATTTCTGTTCTTCTGCCACAACCAAAGAGGCGGCTAAACTTACTAGTCTATCCAGAATTAAACCGACAACTCCCACGTAAATTAGAGCAATAATAATTTGACTAATTAGAGAACTGTTGTATGCATCCCAAATAAAGAAGCCAATTCCCACACCGCCAACTAACATTTCTGCTGCTACAATTGCTAACCAAGACAGACCAATGCCAATTCTCAATCCAGTAAAAATATAGGGAACGGAGGCAGGAAAAAGAATTTTCCAGAAGTATTTTTGGGGAGATAGATGTAAAACTCTAGCAACGTTTTTATAATCTTGGGGCACTTGCTTGACCCCTTCCATAGTATTGATAATAATGGGCCAAATTGCCGTAATAAAAATCACAAAAATTGCCGAAGGATTACTTTGAGAAAGAGCGGTTAAAGAAATTGGCAACCAAGCTAATGGGGGGATAGTACGGAGAATTTGAAAAATCGGATCTACGGCTCTATAAACAAACTGATTGCTACCTACTAAAATCCCAACTGCTACGCCAATTAAAGCTGATAGAGAAAAGCCGATCGCCACTCTTTGTAAGCTCGCAAATATCTGCAATCCTAATCCTTTGTCAGTCCCACCATTATCAAAAAACGGATTGATAATATAAGGGTCCCAAGTTTCTGCAATTACTTTGATTGGTCCTGGTAAACCTTTGGAACCAGGAGGACAAAGCAACTGCCATACTACTGCGAAAAGAATCATGGCAACTAGGGGCGGAATCACAACTGGTAACTGCTTTTGAATGAAGTCTGCGATCGCATTTGGTGCCTGTATTTTCTGGGAGCGAACATCAACTTTAACGATCATAATTTTTGGGATTGAATATTAACTGTTTGTACGAGCAAAAAAAACAGAAAAGCGATTTACGCTTTTCTGACAAATAGTTGAGTCACTAAGCTTTTTTAATCTTCAAACTCTTTAAGTATTCTTGAGGTTTTTCGGGATCGAATTTCACCCCATCAAAGAAGGTTTCTACACCGCGAGAACTGGTTTTAGGAATTTCAGCATCGGGAATTCCCAAAGCTTTAGCCGCTTCTTTCCACAAATCTTCACGGTTAACTTTATCGATTAGTTTTTTGGTATCGGTATCAGCCGGAATATAACCCCAACGAATATTTTCTGTCAGAAACCACAAATCATGACTCTTGTAGGGATAAGAGGCATTATCTGCCCAAAATTTCATTTTTAGTGGGTAATCAGCTACCTTTCTACCATCTCCGTAGTCTATTTCGCCTTTAGATCTGCCAATAATGTCATCGACAGGAACTTTAAACCATTTTTGCTGAGACAGGATTTTGCACATCTCCTCTTTGTTCTCAGCTTTTTCACACCATTGCTGCGCTTCTTGAACTGCCATTAATAAGGCTTTAGCAGCGTTAGGATTCTTATCTACCCAGTCTCCTCGCATTGCAAAAGCTTTTTCTGGATGATCTTTCCAAAGTTCTCCAGTTACTAAAGCTGTGTAACCGACCTTTTGATTGACTAATTGGGCATTCCAAGGTTCTCCCACGCAAAAAGCTTCCATATTCCCCACTTTCATATTCGCTACCATTTGGGGAGGAGGAACGGGAACTACCGATACATCTTTGTTAGGATCTACACCACCTGCTGCCAACCAGTAGCGTATCCATAAGTCGTGGGTTCCCCCAGGAAATGTCATAGCGACTTTAATGTCTTGCTTACCACCAGCTTTAGCCTTGCTGAATGCTTCTTTTAAGCCTTTGCTATCAGCACCAATTTTAGATTCTTTATAACTTTCGGCAATAGAAATCGCTTGACCGTTGGTATTTAACCGCGCCAGAATATACATAGGTACTGGCTGCTTGGTAATCTTCCCTAAAGTCATCAGGTAAGGCATGGGAGAGAGAATATGCGCCCCATCAATTCCACCGCCATCAGAACCGATTTCTAAGTTATCGCGGGTGACGGGCCAAGAAGCTTGTTTCAGGACTTCGACATCGCTCATGCCATATT
The nucleotide sequence above comes from Merismopedia glauca CCAP 1448/3. Encoded proteins:
- a CDS encoding ABC transporter ATP-binding/substrate-binding protein (This model describes the ATP binding subunits of ATP-binding cassette (ABC) transporters for nitrate transport, or for bicarbonate transport, in bacteria and archaea.), with protein sequence MSVFLEVDHLDRIYPLANGGSYVALKNIELKIKQGEFVSLVGHSGCGKSTLLNMVAGLDKPSHGGVILEGRQITAPGPDRMVVFQNYSLLPWLSVRENIALAVDEVFEHKPKGERKGIVEHHIELVGLKAAATKKPGQLSGGMKQRVAIARALAIRPKVLLLDEPFGALDALTRGGLQEQLMKICEESKVTCIMVTHDVDEALLLSDRIVLLTNGPEAHIGQIIEVPIPHPRQRLEVVKHTQYYQLRNEIVYFLNQQKKAKKRASQLSTPLVTAKGPEKAFLNLGFIPLTDCAPLIIAKEKGLFAKHGLEQVNLHRENNWHDIAQGVTTGRLDAAQMVATMPLALTMGMGGKKPLPVVTAMVLSRNGNAITFSKELYRQGVRNLQDFRRVISETPDRVFNLGVVHPASMQNLLLRYWLAAGGIDPDRDVNLTIIPPTQMVDRLKAGEIDGYCVGEPWNSRAIHEDLGFVIATDLEIWRGHPEKVLGVREAWANQHPETHLALVKALMEAGEYCDDPRHREEIVDLLCLPQYLDANPAYVRNGFIEPFERGNGEEAKLLRRFPQFHLDNSNCPQRVEGLWILTQLARWGTTPFPRNWLEILERVRRVDIFGEASRQLGLPDIEPDRESFKLFDGMVFNPDDPLGYLKRLEIVRDIEIEEIAIDLFSRSK
- the ntrB gene encoding nitrate ABC transporter permease, producing MIVKVDVRSQKIQAPNAIADFIQKQLPVVIPPLVAMILFAVVWQLLCPPGSKGLPGPIKVIAETWDPYIINPFFDNGGTDKGLGLQIFASLQRVAIGFSLSALIGVAVGILVGSNQFVYRAVDPIFQILRTIPPLAWLPISLTALSQSNPSAIFVIFITAIWPIIINTMEGVKQVPQDYKNVARVLHLSPQKYFWKILFPASVPYIFTGLRIGIGLSWLAIVAAEMLVGGVGIGFFIWDAYNSSLISQIIIALIYVGVVGLILDRLVSLAASLVVAEEQK
- a CDS encoding CmpA/NrtA family ABC transporter substrate-binding protein codes for the protein MTRLSRRRFIFTAGAATAGTLVIHGCAQSSNSNSSNTVSQAANAPKVETTKAKLGFIALTDSAPLIVAQEKGIFAKYGMSDVEVLKQASWPVTRDNLEIGSDGGGIDGAHILSPMPYLMTLGKITKQPVPMYILARLNTNGQAISIAESYKESKIGADSKGLKEAFSKAKAGGKQDIKVAMTFPGGTHDLWIRYWLAAGGVDPNKDVSVVPVPPPQMVANMKVGNMEAFCVGEPWNAQLVNQKVGYTALVTGELWKDHPEKAFAMRGDWVDKNPNAAKALLMAVQEAQQWCEKAENKEEMCKILSQQKWFKVPVDDIIGRSKGEIDYGDGRKVADYPLKMKFWADNASYPYKSHDLWFLTENIRWGYIPADTDTKKLIDKVNREDLWKEAAKALGIPDAEIPKTSSRGVETFFDGVKFDPEKPQEYLKSLKIKKA